A DNA window from Pseudomonas sp. B21-056 contains the following coding sequences:
- a CDS encoding glycosyltransferase family 2 protein — protein MQSNVPAGSTAPFNERVTLVLLAHDQSTALRRALRHYRDSSFAVLVIDSSSLIDAGITAACPGVQYLHAPTAIGFGDKVRQAVERVATPYLAIADAEGFLLPQGLEQALSFLEAHTEYGACQGYGLAFEAHADRVDYYLLDRKGREGYSNASADARLAVFAEDCPSLVNALTRTETLRRSYASLPVGFDSRLQEAGHSLGVVADAKVRLLDIPYAIHERSRVAKPRNPVGMAAGTEDLRVAAEQERMGTMLAQVLGTDASVREQVRTMLKKLVERSVPQAGKLFESTWDSRRGEPVRRFEPTQYVELPFYNQAFFDVLTSLEFLLHAAPSGTVQLKELEAVMLKQKELSRPQRNTSAEPLDEQLARAFLSYAFNQDLVEQLLEVMQAKGDKRYVQMLRAWEKRLKAAAFENTARLFDATRSGQLLRWLDAREPSASEARKVSEYLASRKGGPSFGILILDLDADLFKMQATFDSVINGYCRAFKIVVFTTGDLPAETTPKQVLHFVKVNESNYVDKINQVISQSDCDWMVMAEAGDELTPGGLFRAGVELLAAPQCQAVAMDEVHRQPDGTLADVFRPGFNLDLLQSSPALMARHWLVRREMLVKLGGYSREFKNAMEFDLLLRLIEQDGLERLAHLDEPLLICQAPTVEDNADERKTLLRHLAVRGYQADVSAVVPGTHKIDYRFAERPMVSIIIHGACELTSLQRCLLSVLQRTRYQRYEVLLCAAAADNAVLRTWLQGQGHQASRVHLLDIEQDMATGSLINAASQEAKGDYLVTLAADSEVVNVNWIESLLNQALRPEVGVVGAKLIERDGRVTQAGLILGLNGEVGSAFVGEPKTARGYMNRLVVEQNCSAVSFACLMISKQLFEAADGIDSGLFDEALGDVDLCLRVGQAGYLTVWTPHVQVIQSGVLASKPQARAALREKWSEALAQDRFYNGNLALEGAGFALGPVRNVPWIDLLDAPAA, from the coding sequence ATGCAAAGCAATGTCCCAGCAGGATCGACTGCGCCGTTCAATGAACGGGTTACCCTGGTGCTGCTCGCTCACGACCAGTCGACTGCCTTGCGGCGGGCGTTGCGTCACTACCGCGACAGTTCATTTGCCGTACTGGTGATCGATTCATCAAGCCTGATCGACGCTGGTATCACGGCAGCGTGCCCCGGCGTGCAATACCTGCACGCGCCAACGGCCATTGGTTTCGGCGACAAGGTTCGCCAGGCTGTCGAGCGAGTCGCCACCCCTTACCTGGCGATTGCCGATGCCGAGGGTTTCCTGTTACCCCAGGGGCTCGAGCAGGCGTTGAGTTTCCTGGAAGCGCACACTGAATACGGTGCCTGCCAAGGCTATGGCCTGGCGTTCGAAGCGCATGCCGACCGTGTCGACTATTACTTGCTCGATCGCAAGGGACGTGAGGGTTACTCCAACGCATCGGCTGACGCTCGGTTAGCCGTGTTTGCCGAGGATTGCCCATCCCTGGTGAATGCCCTCACGCGCACTGAAACCTTGCGACGCAGTTACGCTTCGTTGCCCGTCGGTTTTGATTCCCGGTTGCAGGAGGCTGGCCATTCCCTTGGGGTGGTGGCGGATGCAAAGGTCCGTTTGCTGGACATTCCTTACGCTATACACGAGCGCAGTCGCGTGGCGAAGCCACGGAACCCGGTTGGCATGGCGGCTGGTACCGAGGACTTGCGAGTGGCCGCTGAACAGGAACGCATGGGCACTATGTTGGCCCAAGTCTTGGGTACTGATGCTTCGGTGCGGGAGCAGGTTCGGACCATGCTCAAGAAGCTGGTCGAACGTTCGGTGCCGCAGGCCGGGAAATTGTTCGAGTCGACCTGGGACTCACGGCGTGGCGAACCGGTTCGGCGTTTCGAGCCGACGCAATACGTTGAGTTGCCCTTTTATAACCAGGCTTTTTTCGACGTGCTCACTTCCCTGGAGTTTCTGCTTCATGCGGCGCCAAGCGGGACGGTGCAGTTGAAGGAACTGGAAGCGGTCATGCTCAAGCAGAAGGAGTTGTCTCGCCCTCAGCGCAACACCAGCGCCGAGCCGCTTGATGAACAGCTGGCGAGGGCTTTCCTGAGCTATGCCTTCAACCAGGACCTGGTGGAGCAGCTGCTCGAGGTCATGCAAGCCAAGGGTGACAAGCGCTACGTGCAAATGCTCCGGGCCTGGGAAAAACGGCTCAAGGCGGCGGCCTTTGAAAACACCGCGAGGTTGTTCGACGCCACGCGCTCCGGTCAGTTGCTGCGTTGGCTCGATGCGCGTGAACCAAGCGCCAGTGAAGCCCGGAAAGTGTCCGAATACCTGGCCAGTCGCAAAGGTGGACCGAGTTTCGGCATTTTGATCCTGGATCTGGACGCCGACCTATTCAAGATGCAGGCAACCTTCGACAGCGTGATCAATGGCTATTGCCGGGCGTTCAAGATTGTCGTGTTTACTACCGGTGACCTGCCGGCCGAGACGACACCAAAGCAGGTCCTGCATTTTGTCAAAGTCAACGAAAGCAACTACGTCGACAAAATCAATCAGGTTATCAGCCAGAGCGATTGTGATTGGATGGTCATGGCCGAGGCCGGCGATGAATTGACGCCGGGCGGTCTGTTCCGTGCGGGTGTGGAATTGTTGGCCGCGCCACAGTGCCAGGCCGTGGCAATGGATGAGGTCCATCGCCAGCCTGACGGGACGCTGGCCGATGTCTTCCGGCCAGGGTTCAACCTTGATTTGCTGCAAAGCTCCCCGGCGTTGATGGCGCGGCATTGGCTGGTACGACGCGAGATGTTGGTAAAGCTCGGCGGTTATTCGCGCGAGTTCAAGAATGCGATGGAGTTCGATCTGTTGTTGCGCCTGATCGAGCAGGACGGCCTGGAGAGGCTTGCCCACCTGGATGAGCCGCTACTGATTTGCCAGGCGCCGACGGTGGAAGACAACGCCGATGAGCGCAAGACCCTGTTGCGTCATCTGGCGGTTCGTGGCTATCAGGCCGATGTGAGCGCGGTCGTGCCGGGCACGCATAAAATCGACTATCGCTTTGCCGAACGGCCCATGGTGTCGATCATCATCCATGGTGCTTGCGAGCTGACGTCCCTTCAACGCTGTCTGCTCAGCGTGCTGCAGCGCACGCGATATCAGCGCTACGAGGTGTTGCTCTGCGCCGCCGCGGCAGACAACGCTGTGCTGCGTACCTGGCTCCAGGGGCAGGGACACCAGGCAAGTCGTGTTCACTTATTGGATATCGAGCAAGACATGGCGACGGGCTCTTTGATCAACGCGGCCAGCCAGGAGGCCAAGGGCGACTATCTGGTGACGCTGGCGGCTGACAGCGAAGTAGTGAACGTCAACTGGATCGAATCGCTGCTCAATCAGGCCTTGCGTCCGGAGGTCGGAGTGGTGGGTGCCAAGCTGATCGAGCGCGATGGACGTGTCACCCAGGCGGGCCTGATCCTGGGCTTGAACGGCGAAGTCGGCTCGGCATTCGTTGGCGAACCGAAGACTGCCAGAGGCTACATGAACAGACTTGTCGTCGAGCAGAATTGCTCGGCGGTGTCCTTTGCCTGCCTGATGATTTCCAAGCAGTTGTTCGAAGCGGCTGACGGCATAGACAGCGGTTTGTTCGATGAGGCCCTGGGAGATGTGGACCTGTGCCTCAGAGTCGGACAGGCCGGGTACCTGACGGTATGGACGCCGCATGTGCAGGTTATCCAGTCCGGCGTACTGGCGAGTAAGCCACAGGCGCGTGCGGCACTGCGTGAAAAGTGGTCCGAGGCGTTGGCCCAGGATCGATTCTACAACGGGAACCTGGCGTTGGAAGGCGCGGGTTTCGCCCTGGGACCGGTGCGCAACGTACCCTGGATCGACTTGCTGGACGCACCGGCTGCGTAA
- a CDS encoding ketoacyl-ACP synthase III, with product MIGIKSIASYVPTAGVDNYAQGAKFEKDEEFILGKIGSAFLPRKDADQETSDLCVEAVNALFASNPELKRESIDALIVVTQNGDEEGLPHTAAIVQDKLGLPTHVAAFDISLGCSGYVYGIYALKGFMEAAGLKNGLLVTADPYSKIVDPEDRNTTMLFGDAATATWMGEGAIWQLGKAKFGTDGSGAPHLKVSDGVFFMNGRQVFNFALLKVPAHLHELLGESSLQPGDIDAFCIHQGSAAIVDAVARRFEDKPEKFIKDMVETGNTVSSSIPLLLEKHALDASWKRVAISGFGVGLSWGSAILYRD from the coding sequence ATGATTGGCATAAAAAGCATAGCGAGTTATGTGCCGACCGCTGGTGTGGATAACTACGCTCAGGGTGCCAAATTCGAGAAGGATGAAGAGTTCATCCTTGGCAAGATTGGTTCGGCGTTCCTGCCGCGCAAAGACGCTGACCAGGAAACTTCGGATCTGTGTGTCGAAGCGGTGAACGCGTTGTTCGCCAGCAATCCCGAGCTCAAGCGCGAGTCGATCGATGCGCTGATCGTCGTCACCCAGAACGGTGACGAAGAAGGGTTGCCTCATACCGCAGCCATCGTACAGGACAAGCTGGGCCTGCCGACCCATGTGGCAGCGTTCGACATTTCCCTGGGTTGCTCGGGCTATGTGTACGGCATCTATGCCCTGAAAGGCTTCATGGAGGCCGCAGGGCTGAAGAATGGCCTGTTGGTGACGGCTGATCCTTACTCGAAGATCGTCGATCCTGAAGATCGCAACACCACCATGTTGTTTGGCGATGCCGCCACCGCAACCTGGATGGGGGAGGGGGCGATCTGGCAACTGGGCAAGGCGAAGTTTGGCACCGACGGTTCCGGAGCACCGCATCTGAAGGTCAGTGACGGCGTGTTTTTCATGAACGGGCGCCAGGTGTTCAACTTTGCCTTGCTGAAAGTGCCGGCTCATTTGCACGAACTGCTGGGCGAGTCGTCACTGCAGCCTGGCGACATCGACGCGTTCTGCATCCACCAGGGCAGCGCGGCGATTGTCGATGCCGTGGCGCGCCGTTTCGAAGACAAGCCCGAGAAGTTCATCAAGGACATGGTCGAGACCGGGAATACTGTGTCCTCGAGCATTCCACTGCTGTTGGAAAAGCATGCCCTGGATGCCAGCTGGAAGCGTGTGGCGATCAGTGGTTTTGGTGTTGGCCTGTCATGGGGCTCCGCGATTCTCTATCGCGACTGA
- a CDS encoding flagellin domain-containing protein produces the protein MALTVNTNTTSLNVQKNLNRASDALSTSMTRLSSGLKINSAKDDAAGLQIATRMTSQIRGQTMAIKNANDGISMAQTAEGAMQEQTNILQRMRELAIQSRNDSNSATDRVALNKEFSQMSDELTRIANSTNLNGKNLLDGTASTMTFQVGSNTGSDNQISLTLSASFDAAALGVDSAITIVGSDSATAETNFSAAMDAITSAIDTINSARADLGAAQNRFASTISNLQNINENASAALGRVQDTDFAAETAQLTKQQTLQQASTSVLAQANQLPSAVLKLLQ, from the coding sequence ATGGCTTTAACAGTAAACACCAACACTACATCGCTGAACGTTCAGAAGAACCTGAACCGGGCTTCCGACGCTCTGTCCACTTCGATGACCCGCCTGTCTTCCGGCCTGAAAATCAACAGCGCCAAAGACGACGCCGCCGGCCTGCAGATCGCTACCCGTATGACCTCGCAAATCCGCGGTCAGACCATGGCGATCAAAAACGCCAACGACGGTATCTCCATGGCGCAGACCGCTGAAGGCGCGATGCAGGAGCAGACCAACATTCTGCAACGTATGCGTGAACTGGCCATCCAGTCCCGTAACGATAGCAACAGCGCAACCGACCGTGTCGCCCTGAACAAAGAGTTCTCGCAGATGAGCGACGAACTGACCCGTATCGCCAACAGCACCAACCTGAACGGCAAGAACCTGCTCGACGGTACTGCCAGCACCATGACCTTCCAGGTCGGTTCGAACACCGGTTCTGACAACCAGATCTCCCTGACCTTGAGCGCCAGTTTTGACGCCGCGGCCCTGGGTGTTGACTCGGCAATCACCATCGTTGGTTCCGACAGCGCTACTGCTGAAACCAACTTCTCGGCTGCCATGGATGCAATCACCAGCGCGATCGATACCATCAACAGTGCTCGTGCCGACCTCGGTGCTGCTCAGAACCGTTTCGCCAGCACCATCTCCAACCTGCAGAACATCAACGAAAACGCCAGTGCTGCACTGGGTCGCGTACAAGACACCGACTTCGCTGCTGAAACTGCCCAGCTGACCAAGCAGCAGACTCTGCAACAAGCTTCCACTTCGGTTCTGGCCCAGGCCAACCAACTGCCATCCGCTGTACTGAAGCTGCTTCAGTAA
- a CDS encoding flagellar protein FlaG, giving the protein MDMSVKLNLSYPAAKPAPTVVDKPVEKPQADALVVAPVKEGPKDAAAEQEKLKKAVQEIEKFVQSVKRNLEFSIDEPSGKVVVKVIASGSGEVIRQIPNEEVLKLANSLNDANSLLFSAEA; this is encoded by the coding sequence ATGGATATGAGCGTGAAGCTGAACTTGTCTTATCCTGCGGCGAAGCCGGCACCCACCGTAGTCGACAAGCCAGTGGAGAAGCCTCAAGCCGACGCTTTGGTTGTGGCGCCGGTCAAGGAAGGCCCTAAAGATGCCGCTGCCGAGCAGGAAAAACTCAAGAAAGCTGTCCAGGAGATCGAGAAGTTCGTTCAATCGGTCAAGCGTAATCTGGAGTTTTCCATCGATGAGCCTTCAGGCAAAGTAGTGGTTAAAGTGATTGCCAGTGGTTCCGGTGAAGTGATTCGCCAGATCCCGAACGAAGAAGTTCTGAAGCTGGCGAACAGTTTGAATGATGCAAACAGCTTGTTGTTCAGCGCCGAAGCCTGA
- the fliD gene encoding flagellar filament capping protein FliD, which translates to MASPILPGLGLGSGLDTTAIVKALVDSDKAAKQGQITRATTTTTNSISGVGTLKSLLAAFNTAMKDLASTTTPQFAGFAATSSSPTVLTATASNSAVGGTYAIKVDNIATSSKVTTAAFAGGTTSAIPSGTLTITQNGVNYNLNVDAGATLQSVRDSINADSSLKAAGFSANIVTDSFGSRLVLGSTTTGAGSDISVSGIAGLEIDGTNVVGAGGAALTATSAGAIGALALDAKFSVDGMSLTSKSNTVSQAISGLTLNLLSGGASATSTVTVAPNNDGLKASIQKFVDAYNAVANSITALTKPSLDADGKLTVPAKLTGDAMPRSVLASIRGPLSETGAGDKLTVLAQLGITTDQKTGALNFNSTTFTTAMNDKKLSGEVQTMFTGTNGLLERMGKAIEPYTQTGGILDQRTATLNRTQTRLASDQEALDRRVETLTAVLTKKYNKMDELVGKLKATANNITSMFEAISAQQKNS; encoded by the coding sequence ATGGCAAGTCCAATTCTACCTGGCTTGGGTCTAGGCTCTGGCCTTGATACCACTGCGATCGTCAAGGCGCTGGTCGATTCCGACAAGGCCGCCAAGCAAGGTCAGATCACCCGAGCGACGACGACGACTACCAATAGTATCTCCGGGGTGGGAACCCTGAAGTCGTTGTTGGCAGCTTTCAATACCGCCATGAAGGACTTGGCCAGTACAACGACCCCGCAATTCGCCGGTTTCGCTGCAACATCCTCTTCCCCCACCGTTCTCACGGCCACCGCCAGCAACTCTGCGGTGGGCGGTACCTATGCGATCAAGGTCGATAACATCGCAACGTCTTCCAAAGTCACCACGGCGGCCTTTGCCGGTGGCACTACCAGTGCGATTCCGAGCGGCACGTTGACCATCACGCAGAATGGCGTCAACTACAACCTCAATGTGGACGCCGGTGCGACCCTGCAATCGGTTCGTGACTCGATCAACGCGGACTCGTCCCTCAAGGCTGCGGGCTTCAGTGCCAACATCGTGACCGACTCCTTTGGTTCGCGCCTGGTGCTGGGTTCGACGACCACGGGGGCTGGTTCCGACATCTCGGTCAGTGGTATCGCTGGGCTGGAGATCGATGGGACGAACGTCGTGGGGGCCGGTGGTGCGGCACTGACGGCCACTTCGGCGGGGGCCATTGGTGCCCTGGCGCTGGATGCCAAGTTTTCCGTCGACGGCATGTCGTTGACCAGCAAAAGCAATACGGTAAGCCAGGCCATTTCCGGACTGACATTGAATTTGCTCAGTGGGGGGGCGAGTGCGACCTCGACCGTTACCGTTGCGCCGAACAATGATGGCTTGAAAGCATCCATTCAGAAGTTTGTCGATGCGTACAACGCCGTCGCCAACAGCATCACCGCGCTGACCAAGCCTTCGCTCGATGCTGACGGTAAACTGACCGTGCCGGCAAAACTGACCGGTGATGCGATGCCGCGTTCGGTCCTCGCGTCGATTCGTGGTCCGTTGTCGGAAACCGGGGCTGGCGACAAACTGACGGTGCTGGCCCAGTTGGGTATCACCACCGACCAGAAGACAGGGGCGTTGAACTTCAACAGCACCACATTCACCACAGCGATGAATGATAAAAAGCTCAGTGGTGAAGTCCAGACGATGTTCACCGGTACCAATGGTTTGCTGGAGCGTATGGGCAAGGCTATCGAACCCTACACTCAGACTGGCGGAATCCTTGATCAACGGACAGCGACGCTGAACAGAACGCAGACCCGCCTGGCGAGCGATCAGGAGGCCCTGGATCGTCGGGTCGAAACTCTGACGGCCGTACTGACCAAAAAATACAACAAGATGGATGAGCTGGTCGGCAAGCTGAAAGCCACCGCCAATAACATCACCTCCATGTTCGAGGCGATATCGGCACAGCAGAAGAACAGCTGA
- the fliS gene encoding flagellar export chaperone FliS, whose protein sequence is MNPMLALRQYQKIGAQAQTSEASPHRLVQMLMEGGLDRIAQAKGAMGRKDIANRGILISKAIGIVGGLREGLDLENQAESVAELDALYAYMMKRLAEANVKADPKILDEVADLLRTVKEGWDAIAVPGPQF, encoded by the coding sequence ATGAATCCGATGTTGGCCCTTCGCCAATACCAGAAGATTGGTGCCCAGGCGCAAACCTCCGAGGCAAGCCCCCATCGTCTTGTGCAGATGCTCATGGAGGGCGGGCTGGATCGTATCGCCCAGGCCAAGGGCGCGATGGGGCGCAAGGATATTGCAAACAGAGGCATTCTGATCAGCAAGGCCATCGGTATTGTCGGTGGTTTGCGTGAGGGCTTGGACCTGGAAAACCAGGCTGAGTCGGTCGCTGAATTGGATGCTCTTTACGCTTACATGATGAAGCGTCTGGCCGAAGCCAACGTCAAGGCCGATCCGAAAATCCTCGACGAAGTCGCCGATCTGCTTCGCACGGTCAAGGAAGGCTGGGATGCTATTGCCGTACCTGGTCCGCAATTCTAA